The Micromonospora krabiensis genome window below encodes:
- the rimM gene encoding ribosome maturation factor RimM (Essential for efficient processing of 16S rRNA), whose product MLIVGRIGKPHGIRGEVTVEVRTDEPEARFAPGSVLVTEPGATPPAAPGPGVPFRVPAELTVESARWHQGRMLVAFEGVLDRDVAEALRGTLVGVDSADVAPPEDPEEFHDHQLVGLAVVTPAGERLGEVARIDHAPASDLLVLRRPEGKTALIPFVKAIVPEVDLVGGRVVVDPPSGLLDL is encoded by the coding sequence CTGCTCATCGTCGGCCGGATCGGTAAGCCGCACGGGATCCGCGGTGAGGTCACCGTGGAGGTGCGGACCGACGAACCGGAAGCGCGGTTCGCCCCTGGTTCGGTGCTGGTCACCGAGCCGGGGGCGACGCCTCCGGCGGCACCCGGTCCCGGCGTGCCGTTCCGGGTCCCCGCCGAGTTGACCGTCGAGTCGGCCCGCTGGCACCAGGGCCGGATGCTCGTCGCCTTCGAGGGCGTCCTGGACCGGGACGTCGCCGAGGCGCTGCGCGGCACCCTGGTCGGCGTGGACAGCGCCGACGTCGCGCCACCGGAGGACCCGGAGGAGTTCCACGACCACCAATTGGTCGGGCTGGCTGTGGTGACCCCGGCCGGCGAACGGCTCGGCGAGGTGGCCCGCATCGACCACGCCCCCGCGTCCGACCTGCTGGTGCTGCGCCGCCCCGAGGGGAAGACGGCGCTGATCCCGTTCGTCAAGGCGATCGTCCCCGAGGTCGACCTCGTCGGCGGTCGCGTCGTCGTCGACCCGCCCAGCGGTCTCCTCGACCTGTAG
- a CDS encoding RNA-binding protein has translation MPSPASRPDMALRPALEHLVKGIVDHPDDVRVRLVDSRRGKRLEVRVHPEDLGTVIGRSGRTAKALRQVIGSIGGRGVRVDIVDSY, from the coding sequence GTGCCGAGTCCGGCGAGCAGGCCTGACATGGCTCTGCGTCCCGCGCTGGAGCACCTGGTCAAGGGCATCGTCGACCACCCGGACGACGTGCGCGTCCGGCTGGTCGACTCCCGTCGGGGCAAGCGGCTCGAGGTCCGCGTGCACCCCGAGGATCTCGGCACGGTGATCGGGCGGTCCGGCCGGACCGCCAAGGCACTGCGCCAGGTGATCGGCTCCATCGGCGGGCGCGGCGTCCGCGTCGACATCGTCGACTCGTACTGA
- the rpsP gene encoding 30S ribosomal protein S16, translating into MAVKIRLLRMGKIRNPQYRIVVADSRTKRDGRAIEFVGVYQPKEDPSVIEVKSDRVQYWLSVGAQPSEAVQRLLELTGDWQKFKGLPAPPPLKVAAERADRQAAYEAEAKAAAGLAETPAPAKKAAKAQAPAAEAPAQAEEQTGAESGEQA; encoded by the coding sequence GTGGCCGTAAAGATCCGGCTTCTGCGGATGGGCAAGATCCGCAACCCGCAGTACCGCATCGTCGTCGCCGACTCGCGCACCAAGCGCGACGGCCGGGCGATCGAGTTCGTCGGGGTCTACCAGCCGAAGGAAGACCCTTCGGTGATCGAGGTCAAGTCGGACCGGGTCCAGTACTGGCTGTCCGTGGGCGCTCAGCCGAGCGAGGCGGTGCAGCGGCTGCTGGAGCTGACCGGTGACTGGCAGAAGTTCAAGGGCCTGCCGGCCCCGCCGCCGCTGAAGGTCGCCGCCGAGCGGGCCGACCGTCAGGCGGCCTACGAGGCCGAGGCGAAGGCCGCCGCCGGCCTCGCGGAGACCCCCGCACCGGCCAAGAAGGCCGCCAAGGCTCAGGCCCCGGCCGCCGAGGCGCCGGCGCAGGCCGAGGAGCAGACCGGTGCCGAGTCCGGCGAGCAGGCCTGA
- a CDS encoding DUF402 domain-containing protein, whose translation MRPVPSVSRFEPGRLIVHRNVRHGRIGWVRTARVVSDDERGLLLWVAQDSPVASEVTEAGLGMRAVPFSEWITSSYRLAVGRWNGPPVLKFLPTGAAHSVWWFRDARGSFASWYVNLEEPGVRWDDGDLAGVDIVDQDLDVVVRPDLSWDWKDEGEFVERLAFPDHYWVTDEAAVRTEGKRVIAQAEAGEFPFDGTWCDFTPPAEWDVPDELPPGWDRPPAR comes from the coding sequence GTGCGGCCGGTCCCCTCGGTCAGCCGCTTCGAGCCGGGGCGGCTGATCGTGCACCGCAACGTCCGTCACGGGCGGATCGGCTGGGTCCGCACCGCGCGGGTGGTCAGCGACGACGAGCGGGGTCTCCTGCTCTGGGTGGCGCAGGACTCGCCGGTCGCCAGCGAGGTCACGGAGGCGGGGCTCGGCATGCGCGCCGTCCCGTTCAGCGAGTGGATCACCTCGTCGTACCGGCTGGCGGTCGGTCGGTGGAACGGACCGCCGGTGCTGAAGTTCCTGCCCACCGGCGCGGCCCACTCCGTGTGGTGGTTCCGGGACGCGCGGGGGAGCTTCGCCAGTTGGTACGTCAACCTGGAGGAGCCCGGGGTGCGCTGGGACGACGGTGACCTCGCCGGCGTCGACATCGTCGACCAGGACCTCGACGTGGTGGTCCGGCCGGACCTGAGCTGGGACTGGAAGGACGAGGGCGAGTTCGTCGAGCGGCTCGCCTTCCCCGACCACTACTGGGTGACCGACGAGGCCGCCGTACGCACCGAGGGCAAGCGGGTGATCGCGCAGGCCGAGGCGGGGGAGTTCCCGTTCGACGGCACCTGGTGCGACTTCACGCCGCCCGCCGAGTGGGACGTGCCCGACGAGTTGCCGCCCGGCTGGGACCGCCCGCCGGCGCGCTGA
- the proS gene encoding proline--tRNA ligase — protein sequence MARVLTPRAEDFPRWYQDLIAKAKLADNGPVRGTMVIRPAGYAIWERMQDEMDARIKAAGAENAYFPLFIPENYLKREAEHVEGFSPELAVVTHGGGKQLAEPVVVRPTSETVIGEFMAKWIDSYRDLPLLLNQWANVVRWELRPRIFLRTSEFLWQEGHTAHATREDARAYARRILHEAYEDLMVNVLGIPVVVGLKTARERFAGATATYTCEGMMGDGKALQMGTSHELGQNFAKAFDISYSSAEGGREHAWTTSWGTSTRMLGGLIMCHGDDNGLRVPPKLAPVQAYVMVVKDGEGVAEAAAKLRDALRDAGVRVALDDRTDTPFGRRAVDAELRGYPVRVEVGPRDLAAGNAVVVRRTDGSKAPTPVADVVGAVLAALDTDQRALHDEALAHRQSRTVEVATLDEAIEASATGWARVPWSAVGVEGEAKANAQGVTVRCLLKADGSVPDSEDEPDLVAILARAY from the coding sequence ATGGCACGCGTGCTCACTCCCCGTGCGGAGGACTTTCCCCGCTGGTACCAGGACCTGATCGCCAAGGCGAAGCTGGCCGACAACGGCCCGGTCCGGGGGACCATGGTCATCCGACCGGCCGGCTACGCCATCTGGGAGCGGATGCAGGACGAGATGGACGCCCGGATCAAGGCGGCCGGCGCGGAGAACGCGTACTTCCCGCTCTTCATCCCGGAGAACTACCTCAAGCGCGAGGCCGAGCACGTCGAGGGTTTCTCGCCGGAGCTGGCGGTCGTCACCCACGGTGGCGGCAAGCAGCTCGCCGAGCCGGTGGTGGTGCGCCCCACCAGTGAGACGGTCATCGGCGAGTTCATGGCCAAGTGGATCGACTCGTACCGGGACCTGCCGCTGCTGCTCAACCAGTGGGCGAACGTGGTCCGGTGGGAGCTGCGCCCGCGCATCTTCCTGCGCACCAGCGAGTTCCTCTGGCAGGAGGGGCACACCGCGCACGCCACGCGGGAGGACGCCCGCGCCTACGCCCGGCGGATCCTGCACGAGGCGTACGAGGACCTGATGGTCAACGTGCTGGGCATCCCCGTGGTCGTCGGTCTGAAGACCGCCCGGGAGCGGTTCGCCGGCGCGACCGCCACCTACACGTGCGAAGGCATGATGGGTGACGGCAAGGCCCTCCAGATGGGCACCAGCCACGAGCTGGGCCAGAACTTCGCCAAGGCGTTCGACATCAGCTACTCCTCCGCCGAGGGCGGCCGGGAGCACGCCTGGACGACCTCCTGGGGCACCTCCACCCGCATGCTCGGCGGCCTGATCATGTGCCACGGCGACGACAACGGCCTGCGGGTGCCGCCGAAGCTGGCGCCGGTGCAGGCGTACGTCATGGTCGTCAAGGACGGCGAGGGCGTCGCCGAGGCGGCGGCCAAGCTGCGCGACGCGCTGCGCGACGCCGGCGTGCGGGTGGCGCTGGACGACCGCACCGACACCCCGTTCGGCCGCCGGGCCGTCGACGCCGAGCTGCGCGGCTATCCCGTACGTGTCGAGGTCGGCCCCCGTGACCTGGCCGCCGGCAACGCGGTCGTGGTCCGGCGGACCGACGGCTCCAAGGCGCCCACCCCGGTCGCCGACGTGGTCGGCGCGGTGCTGGCCGCGCTCGACACCGACCAGCGGGCGCTGCACGACGAGGCCCTGGCGCACCGGCAGTCGCGCACCGTCGAGGTGGCCACGCTGGACGAGGCCATCGAGGCGTCGGCCACCGGCTGGGCGCGGGTGCCGTGGTCCGCGGTGGGCGTCGAGGGGGAGGCCAAGGCGAACGCCCAGGGCGTGACGGTGCGCTGCCTGCTCAAGGCGGACGGCTCGGTGCCGGACTCGGAGGACGAGCCGGACCTGGTGGCCATCCTGGCCCGCGCCTACTGA
- a CDS encoding amidohydrolase family protein codes for MALHVRGVLLPDDEVRDLWLVDDRVTFEPVPGAETVVDGGFVLPGLTDAHCHIGIARGGAPITSLDQARELAHTDRDAGVLAIRDAGSPYPYPELDDEPDLPRLARAGRHVAPPKRYLRDIGVEVDAAEVAATVAEQARAGNGWMKLVGDWIDRGVGDLATAWDADTMTAAVRAAHAAGVRAAVHTFSESAVEIMVRAGVDSVEHGTGLSLDLIDLMARQGTALIPTMINIRTFGGIADQARAKFPGYADHMLALRDRFPEVVRSAYEAGVPIYVGTDAGGGIDHGLAAEEMLLLHEQAGMSPVDVLAAASWRAREWLGFPGLVEGGLADLTVYPQDPRRDLTVVRTPTRIILRGHVLR; via the coding sequence ATGGCTCTGCATGTGCGCGGTGTGCTCCTCCCCGACGACGAGGTCCGGGATCTCTGGCTGGTAGACGACCGGGTCACCTTCGAACCGGTGCCCGGCGCGGAGACCGTGGTCGACGGCGGGTTCGTCCTGCCCGGGCTCACCGACGCGCACTGCCACATCGGCATCGCCCGGGGCGGGGCGCCGATCACCTCCCTGGACCAGGCCCGCGAGCTGGCCCACACCGACCGGGACGCCGGGGTGCTCGCCATCCGCGACGCCGGTTCCCCGTACCCCTACCCGGAGCTCGACGACGAGCCGGACCTGCCGCGACTGGCCCGGGCCGGCCGGCACGTCGCTCCGCCGAAGCGCTACCTGCGCGACATCGGCGTGGAGGTCGACGCCGCCGAGGTGGCCGCGACCGTCGCGGAGCAGGCCCGGGCCGGCAACGGCTGGATGAAGCTGGTCGGCGACTGGATCGACCGCGGGGTGGGCGACCTGGCGACGGCCTGGGACGCCGACACGATGACCGCGGCGGTCCGGGCCGCGCACGCCGCCGGCGTACGCGCCGCGGTGCACACCTTCTCCGAGTCGGCCGTGGAGATCATGGTCCGGGCCGGGGTGGACTCGGTCGAGCACGGCACCGGCCTCAGCCTCGACCTGATCGACCTGATGGCCCGGCAGGGCACCGCCCTGATCCCCACGATGATCAACATCCGGACCTTCGGGGGGATCGCCGACCAGGCGCGCGCCAAGTTCCCCGGGTACGCCGACCACATGCTCGCGCTGCGCGACCGGTTCCCGGAGGTGGTCCGGTCGGCGTACGAGGCGGGCGTGCCGATCTACGTGGGCACCGACGCGGGCGGCGGGATCGACCACGGGCTGGCCGCCGAGGAGATGCTGCTGCTGCACGAGCAGGCCGGGATGAGCCCCGTCGACGTGCTCGCCGCCGCGAGCTGGCGCGCCCGGGAGTGGCTGGGCTTCCCCGGCCTGGTCGAGGGCGGCCTCGCCGACCTGACCGTCTACCCGCAGGACCCCCGCCGTGACCTGACCGTGGTCCGTACCCCCACCCGCATCATCCTCCGCGGCCACGTCCTCCGCTGA
- the ffh gene encoding signal recognition particle protein, with product MFDTLSDRLSGIFTKLRGKGRLTDADIDATAREIRLALLEADVALPVVKGFIANVKERARGAEVSQALNPAQQIVKIVNEELINVLGGEGRRLQFAKQPPTVIMLAGLQGSGKTTLAGKLARWLKAQGHQPLLVAADLQRPNAVGQLQVLGGRAGVEVYAPEPGNGVGDPVQVARASIDHARRAARDIVIVDTAGRLGIDAEMMQQAADIRDAVQPDEVIFVIDAMVGQDAVRTAEAFRDGVGITGVVLSKLDGDARGGAALSVREVTGQPILFASTGEKLEDFDIFYPDRMASRILGMGDVLTLIEQAEQAFDADQKEKMTAKLMGGEQFTLEDFLDQLIAVRRMGPIANVLAMMPGMGQMKDQLAELDDKHFDRVTAIIRSMTPGERSNPKIINGSRRARIANGSGVTVMDVNQLLNRFADAQKMMKQMGGMMGLPGGRRKATKSPKNKRKGTKGGGRPRTGAGMPGGFPGGMPQLPAGMDPNELAGQGLPPGFKLPKIDFNKLGKGGDKGPGPR from the coding sequence GTGTTTGACACCTTGAGTGACCGCCTCTCCGGGATCTTCACCAAGCTCCGCGGCAAGGGCCGGCTCACCGACGCCGACATCGACGCCACCGCCCGCGAGATCCGTCTCGCCCTGCTGGAGGCGGATGTCGCGCTGCCGGTCGTCAAGGGCTTCATCGCCAACGTCAAGGAGCGGGCGCGCGGGGCCGAGGTCTCCCAGGCGCTCAACCCGGCCCAGCAGATCGTCAAGATCGTCAACGAGGAGCTGATCAACGTCCTCGGTGGCGAGGGGCGGCGGCTGCAGTTCGCCAAGCAGCCACCGACGGTGATCATGCTGGCCGGTCTCCAGGGTTCCGGTAAGACCACGCTCGCCGGCAAGCTGGCCCGTTGGCTCAAGGCCCAGGGGCACCAGCCCCTGCTGGTCGCCGCCGACCTCCAGCGTCCCAACGCGGTCGGGCAGCTCCAGGTGCTCGGCGGCCGCGCCGGCGTCGAGGTGTACGCCCCGGAGCCCGGCAACGGCGTCGGCGACCCGGTGCAGGTCGCCCGGGCCTCGATCGACCACGCCCGCCGGGCCGCCCGCGACATCGTCATCGTCGACACCGCCGGCCGGCTCGGCATCGACGCCGAGATGATGCAGCAGGCCGCCGACATCCGCGACGCCGTCCAGCCGGACGAGGTCATCTTCGTCATCGACGCGATGGTCGGTCAGGACGCCGTCCGCACCGCCGAGGCGTTCCGCGACGGCGTCGGGATCACCGGTGTGGTCCTCTCCAAGCTCGACGGCGACGCCCGCGGCGGTGCCGCGCTCTCCGTCCGCGAGGTGACCGGCCAGCCCATCCTGTTCGCGTCCACCGGCGAGAAGCTCGAAGACTTCGACATCTTCTACCCCGACCGGATGGCCAGCCGGATCCTCGGCATGGGCGACGTCCTCACTCTGATCGAGCAGGCCGAGCAGGCCTTCGACGCCGATCAGAAGGAGAAGATGACCGCCAAGCTGATGGGCGGCGAGCAGTTCACCCTGGAGGACTTCCTCGACCAGCTCATCGCCGTCCGCCGGATGGGACCGATCGCCAACGTGCTGGCCATGATGCCGGGCATGGGGCAGATGAAGGACCAGCTCGCCGAGCTGGACGACAAGCACTTCGACCGGGTCACCGCGATCATCCGCTCGATGACCCCGGGCGAGCGCAGCAACCCCAAGATCATTAACGGCTCGCGGCGGGCGCGCATCGCCAACGGCTCCGGCGTCACCGTCATGGACGTCAACCAGCTGCTCAACCGCTTCGCCGACGCGCAGAAGATGATGAAGCAGATGGGCGGCATGATGGGGCTGCCCGGTGGCCGGCGCAAGGCGACCAAGTCGCCGAAGAACAAGCGCAAGGGCACCAAGGGCGGCGGCCGGCCGCGTACCGGGGCCGGGATGCCCGGCGGCTTCCCGGGCGGCATGCCGCAGCTGCCCGCCGGGATGGACCCGAACGAGCTCGCCGGCCAGGGCCTTCCGCCCGGCTTCAAGCTGCCGAAGATCGACTTCAACAAGCTCGGCAAGGGCGGTGACAAGGGCCCGGGCCCTCGCTGA